A part of Desulfomicrobium baculatum DSM 4028 genomic DNA contains:
- the dnaN gene encoding DNA polymerase III subunit beta, which produces MFLKVRKEEVIDGLLKASNIIPSKTGAAYLRTVWLKAEGDTISILATDSSIEFVGVYPAVISDGGLVGVQGKKFCELMRRLPPGEITLKLDPSAKHLHIEQGRRKYKLPANESSWFQDFNPFPAQNAVLWSGDLFKEIIDRIAFCIADDEDLTSMNCIKFAPVENDDVEICGLNGHQFGLLRFSNPDIRAVLGQDGFLVSKKYLLEIRKWLTNDEIEISLSDKRLFLRTENRKESFSLPLKAYVFADYRNFINQYKDRFASNLVVDRHELTDALDRIFVFNTEANKATFFDFGPEELSLYCQGQDIGEGTELISCQYQGELSKIALPTKVILEILGHFVSDSLTFSFVGPSEPCRITGKDDPNYMIITMPVEITEDTYYSEEEL; this is translated from the coding sequence ATGTTTTTGAAAGTGCGTAAGGAAGAGGTCATTGACGGGCTGCTCAAGGCCTCGAACATCATTCCGTCAAAAACCGGCGCGGCCTATCTGCGCACGGTCTGGCTCAAGGCCGAAGGAGACACCATTTCCATTCTGGCCACGGATTCGAGCATCGAGTTCGTGGGTGTCTATCCGGCCGTGATCAGCGATGGCGGTCTGGTCGGCGTGCAGGGCAAGAAGTTCTGCGAACTGATGCGCCGTCTCCCCCCCGGCGAAATCACCTTGAAGCTCGATCCTTCCGCCAAGCATCTGCACATCGAACAGGGTCGCCGCAAGTACAAGCTCCCGGCCAACGAGTCCTCCTGGTTCCAGGATTTCAACCCGTTTCCGGCTCAGAACGCCGTGCTCTGGTCCGGTGATCTCTTCAAGGAGATCATCGACCGCATCGCTTTTTGCATCGCCGACGACGAGGACCTGACCAGCATGAACTGCATCAAGTTCGCGCCCGTCGAGAACGACGACGTGGAGATCTGCGGTTTGAACGGCCATCAGTTCGGCCTGCTGCGCTTCTCCAACCCCGATATCCGCGCGGTCCTTGGCCAGGACGGGTTTCTTGTCTCCAAGAAGTACCTGCTCGAAATCCGCAAATGGCTGACCAACGACGAGATCGAGATCAGCCTTTCGGACAAGCGGCTCTTCCTGCGCACCGAGAACCGCAAGGAATCGTTCAGCCTGCCGCTTAAAGCCTATGTTTTTGCCGATTACCGCAACTTCATCAACCAGTACAAGGACCGCTTCGCTTCCAACCTAGTGGTGGACCGGCACGAGCTGACCGACGCCCTGGACCGCATCTTCGTTTTCAACACCGAAGCCAACAAGGCCACGTTCTTCGACTTCGGCCCCGAGGAACTGTCCCTTTACTGCCAGGGCCAGGACATCGGCGAAGGCACGGAGCTGATCAGCTGCCAGTATCAGGGCGAACTGTCCAAGATCGCCCTGCCGACCAAGGTCATCCTTGAGATCCTGGGGCACTTCGTGTCCGACTCCCTGACCTTTTCTTTCGTGGGACCGTCCGAACCCTGCCGCATCACCGGCAAGGACGACCCCAACTACATGATCATCACCATGCCTGTGGAGATCACTGAAGACACCTATTACAGCGAGGAAGAGCTGTAA
- a CDS encoding FmdB family zinc ribbon protein, translating to MPIYEYCCEDCRQIFEEWQKDFKDREKVCPVCGGTSQRLISNTSFVLKGGGWYASGYSKDSGGNGKKKDTSSTPAPDTTSSAS from the coding sequence ATGCCCATTTATGAATACTGCTGCGAAGACTGCCGTCAGATCTTCGAAGAATGGCAGAAGGATTTCAAGGACAGGGAAAAAGTCTGTCCGGTCTGCGGGGGCACGTCCCAGAGGCTTATCTCCAATACCTCCTTTGTTTTAAAAGGAGGCGGCTGGTACGCGTCCGGCTACAGCAAGGACTCCGGCGGCAACGGTAAGAAAAAGGACACCTCGTCCACTCCGGCCCCGGACACAACCTCTTCGGCGTCCTGA
- a CDS encoding DnaA/Hda family protein — MNGAQVEVALTQAFSAEELDKWRASLGLSVEGSVLTVRFPHRYFSDWFETHARVRFEQALAGSGLSIAYECRDRSRSRIVRESRPAGQALPFGSEFIFDNFLVNNKNYFPLASAQEVAQSREAPYNPFVLCGESGSGKSFLLRAIANARSEHGADGSYVGGIEDLHELYSSRSDARKFLTSMQLLAVDDLQEIARYRYLQGELLALFDHFHLQRKQMVFACTGKVGGYTFLAPKLKSRLEWGLSVMLKAPDLDIRTQYAQSRCRERRLDLSKDRILLLAQRFADLRNLEGCLLKLWAYRELVHDHISDEEFDNILNYLDDRAVTSLSVEQILDAVCSKFNLKPEDILSSGRRHDLVFARQVAMYLCRKHLGLSFPELGRAFGGRDHSTVLYSCRKVEQLQRDDKSIKNMLHELSDKCLAMNETTLA; from the coding sequence GTGAACGGCGCGCAGGTCGAAGTGGCGCTCACGCAGGCATTTTCCGCCGAGGAGCTGGACAAATGGCGCGCATCCCTGGGTTTGAGCGTGGAGGGCTCCGTGCTCACGGTGCGTTTCCCGCACAGATATTTTTCCGATTGGTTTGAAACGCACGCGCGGGTCCGTTTCGAGCAGGCCCTGGCCGGTTCGGGGCTGAGCATCGCCTACGAATGCCGGGACAGAAGTCGCTCCCGCATCGTGCGCGAGTCCCGGCCGGCGGGTCAGGCCCTGCCCTTTGGCTCCGAGTTCATTTTCGACAACTTCCTGGTCAACAACAAGAACTACTTCCCGCTGGCTTCGGCCCAGGAAGTGGCCCAGAGCCGGGAAGCTCCGTACAACCCGTTTGTGCTCTGCGGGGAAAGCGGGTCGGGCAAGTCCTTTTTGCTGCGGGCCATTGCCAACGCCAGGAGCGAACATGGCGCGGACGGGTCTTACGTGGGCGGCATCGAGGATCTGCACGAGCTGTACTCGTCCCGGTCCGATGCGCGAAAATTTTTGACCTCGATGCAGCTTCTGGCGGTGGACGACCTGCAGGAGATTGCCCGCTATCGCTACCTGCAGGGCGAGCTTTTGGCGCTCTTCGATCACTTCCATCTGCAACGCAAGCAGATGGTTTTTGCCTGCACGGGCAAGGTCGGAGGGTATACGTTTCTGGCGCCCAAGCTCAAGTCGCGTCTGGAGTGGGGCCTCAGCGTCATGCTCAAGGCCCCGGATCTGGATATCCGCACCCAGTACGCCCAGTCCCGTTGCCGGGAGCGCCGCCTGGATCTCTCCAAGGACAGAATCCTGCTCCTGGCCCAGCGGTTTGCCGATCTGCGCAATCTGGAAGGGTGTCTTTTGAAGCTGTGGGCCTACCGGGAGCTGGTCCATGACCATATTTCCGATGAAGAGTTTGACAATATTCTCAATTATCTGGACGATCGGGCCGTAACGAGCCTGAGCGTCGAACAGATTCTGGATGCGGTGTGCTCCAAATTCAACCTGAAGCCGGAAGATATCCTGTCCTCCGGCCGCAGGCACGACCTTGTTTTTGCCCGGCAGGTGGCCATGTACCTGTGCCGCAAACACCTCGGCCTGTCCTTTCCGGAGCTTGGTCGGGCTTTTGGCGGTAGAGACCACTCGACGGTCCTGTATAGCTGTCGAAAAGTCGAACAATTACAAAGAGATGATAAAAGCATAAAAAACATGTTACATGAGCTGAGCGATAAATGCCTGGCCATGAACGAAACAACCCTTGCCTAG
- a CDS encoding DUF362 domain-containing protein encodes MAEPVYFWNLRASRKAPYEAKIKRLLKLTGLGAELRSGDLAAVKLHFGEGGGTGHVRPLQLAPLLAFIRKCGAKPFLTDTNTLYVGQRGESVSHSLQAAAHGYDPNVLGAPVIIADGLKSGNERAISCPGRHFEFAYLGGDIVDADMMVTVSHFKGHDLAGFGGAIKNVGMGCATRKGKMQQHCGLGPAIHPEHCTGCGHCVEVCSHGALTLDLNSKISIDRDKCAGCAACFLVCRSGGLEVDWRVDVNTFLERMAEYAAATLLTRSRRTLHLSFIQQVSPGCDCTGFSDAPICPDLGLLASWNPVALDQACLDMVNQAQPLHPSALPADILPGQDKFEAIHGHVRGDYLLEYAARIGLGSREYSLQPV; translated from the coding sequence GTGGCCGAACCCGTTTATTTCTGGAACCTGCGCGCCTCCCGCAAGGCTCCGTATGAAGCCAAGATCAAGCGCCTGCTCAAGCTGACCGGACTTGGCGCGGAGCTTCGCTCCGGCGATCTGGCCGCGGTCAAGCTCCATTTCGGCGAGGGCGGAGGCACGGGCCATGTACGACCCCTGCAGCTCGCGCCCCTTTTGGCCTTTATCCGCAAATGCGGAGCCAAGCCGTTCCTGACCGACACCAACACGCTCTATGTGGGTCAGCGCGGAGAGTCGGTTTCCCACTCCCTGCAGGCCGCCGCCCACGGCTACGACCCCAACGTCCTCGGTGCCCCGGTCATCATCGCCGACGGGCTCAAAAGCGGCAACGAGCGGGCCATTTCCTGTCCGGGCAGACACTTCGAGTTCGCTTATCTGGGCGGAGACATCGTCGATGCGGACATGATGGTCACGGTCAGCCATTTCAAGGGGCACGACCTGGCCGGATTCGGCGGGGCCATCAAGAACGTGGGCATGGGCTGCGCCACCCGCAAGGGCAAGATGCAGCAGCACTGCGGGCTGGGACCTGCCATCCACCCCGAGCACTGCACCGGATGCGGGCACTGCGTGGAGGTCTGCAGCCACGGCGCCCTCACCCTGGACCTGAACAGCAAAATCAGCATCGACCGCGACAAATGCGCAGGCTGCGCGGCCTGCTTTCTGGTCTGCCGCTCGGGCGGACTGGAAGTGGACTGGCGGGTGGACGTGAACACCTTCCTTGAGCGCATGGCCGAATATGCGGCGGCCACGCTTTTGACACGATCACGACGGACCTTACATTTAAGTTTCATCCAGCAGGTCAGCCCCGGATGCGATTGCACGGGTTTTTCCGATGCGCCCATCTGCCCGGACCTGGGGCTTCTGGCCTCCTGGAACCCGGTGGCCCTGGACCAGGCCTGTCTGGACATGGTCAATCAGGCCCAGCCCCTGCACCCAAGCGCCCTCCCTGCGGACATACTGCCTGGGCAGGACAAATTCGAGGCCATCCACGGGCATGTGCGGGGCGACTACCTGCTGGAGTATGCCGCACGCATCGGGCTCGGCTCGCGGGAATATTCGCTTCAGCCCGTCTAG
- the purB gene encoding adenylosuccinate lyase — translation MIDRYTRKEMGEIWTLEHKFRVWLEVELAICEGWHAMGVIPAADMAPIREKADFELDRILELEETTKHDVIAFLTAVEEKVGPSARYIHLGCTSSDIVDTANAVLLTRAGKIILADLDRLLGTLETMAKTYQGRLCMGRTHGIHAEPTSFGLKMAVFHAEFQRHRQRWVDALENIRFGKISGAVGTYAQLEPELEERALTILGLEVDPISTQVIQRDRYAQYFTTLALIAGGIERICVELRHLQRTEVLEVEEGFGKGQKGSSAMPHKKNPISAENLTGLSRLVRTNAVAAMENMALWHERDISHSSVERVIMPDSTIMVNYMLNRLNGLLANLRIIPENMERNLMGSYGLFFSQRVLIALVEAGLDRQKAYVMVQAVAMDCWRDRTSFEAAVRGDAGITAHLSPARLDQAFDLNYYLRHEQTVFNRVFSQGKKND, via the coding sequence ATGATCGATCGTTATACCCGCAAGGAAATGGGCGAGATCTGGACCCTGGAACACAAATTCAGGGTCTGGCTCGAAGTTGAGCTGGCCATCTGTGAAGGCTGGCACGCCATGGGCGTCATCCCCGCCGCAGACATGGCCCCCATCAGAGAAAAGGCCGATTTCGAATTGGACCGGATTCTCGAACTCGAGGAAACCACCAAGCACGACGTCATCGCCTTCCTGACCGCCGTGGAGGAAAAGGTCGGCCCCTCGGCCAGATACATCCACCTCGGCTGCACGTCCTCGGACATCGTCGACACGGCCAACGCCGTGCTGCTGACCAGGGCTGGAAAAATCATCCTGGCCGATCTGGACAGGCTGCTCGGCACCCTCGAAACCATGGCCAAGACCTACCAGGGCAGGCTGTGCATGGGCCGCACCCACGGCATCCATGCCGAGCCGACCAGCTTCGGTCTCAAAATGGCCGTGTTCCACGCCGAGTTCCAGCGCCACCGGCAGCGCTGGGTCGACGCCCTGGAGAACATCCGCTTCGGCAAGATTTCCGGCGCGGTGGGCACCTACGCGCAGCTCGAGCCCGAGCTTGAGGAACGCGCCCTGACCATTCTCGGCCTTGAGGTGGACCCCATCTCGACCCAGGTCATCCAGCGCGACCGCTACGCCCAGTATTTCACCACCCTGGCGCTCATCGCCGGCGGCATCGAGCGTATCTGCGTGGAGCTTCGGCACCTGCAGCGCACCGAAGTGCTGGAGGTGGAAGAAGGTTTCGGCAAGGGCCAGAAGGGCTCCTCGGCCATGCCGCACAAGAAGAACCCCATTTCGGCCGAGAACCTGACGGGCCTGTCCCGCCTGGTCCGCACCAACGCCGTGGCCGCCATGGAAAACATGGCCCTGTGGCACGAACGCGACATCAGCCACTCGTCCGTCGAGCGCGTCATCATGCCCGATTCGACCATCATGGTGAACTACATGCTGAACCGCCTGAACGGGCTGCTTGCAAACCTGCGCATCATCCCCGAGAACATGGAGCGCAACCTGATGGGCTCCTACGGCCTCTTCTTCTCCCAGCGCGTGCTCATCGCCCTGGTGGAAGCGGGGTTGGACCGGCAGAAGGCCTACGTCATGGTCCAGGCCGTGGCCATGGACTGCTGGCGGGATCGGACCTCCTTTGAAGCCGCAGTACG
- a CDS encoding homocysteine biosynthesis protein: MSAPFEVHRTIAEINEKIRQGKAVVLNASEMTSLVRKEGKVKAARQVDVVTTGTFSPMCSSGLLFNIGQQPPTIKTSKVWLNGVPCYAGLAAVDSYLGVTEPTEEDPLNKVYPGQFKYGGGHVIEDLVKGKRVHLKAEAYGTDCYPRKAIEKNVSLTELRNAILFNPRNCYQNYNCAINRTDKLKYTYMGPLKSNIGNANYATAGELSPLLNDPYFKTIGLGTRIFLGGGIGYVIGEGTQHVPDPQRNERGVPMSASGTLMVKGDLKGMSARYLRGVSIVGYGCSLAVGLGIPIPILNEEMAWFTGVADEDIQVPVVDYGEDYPNGYPSKYGHVSFSDLKKGVITVEGKDVPTTPLTSYTLSLEVAEELKRWIQEGRFLLTEAQEPIPAR, translated from the coding sequence ATGAGCGCACCATTTGAAGTCCACAGAACCATCGCCGAAATCAATGAAAAAATCCGACAAGGAAAAGCGGTCGTCCTCAACGCCAGCGAAATGACCAGTTTAGTTCGCAAGGAAGGCAAGGTCAAGGCCGCCAGACAAGTCGACGTCGTCACCACCGGCACTTTCTCGCCCATGTGCTCCTCTGGCCTGCTTTTCAATATCGGCCAGCAGCCCCCGACCATCAAGACATCCAAGGTCTGGCTCAACGGAGTGCCCTGCTACGCGGGGCTTGCCGCAGTGGATTCCTATCTCGGCGTCACCGAGCCGACGGAAGAAGATCCTCTGAACAAGGTCTATCCCGGCCAGTTCAAATACGGCGGCGGCCATGTCATCGAGGATCTGGTCAAAGGCAAGCGCGTGCATTTGAAGGCCGAGGCCTACGGCACGGACTGCTACCCGCGCAAGGCCATCGAAAAAAACGTTTCCCTGACCGAGCTGCGCAACGCCATTCTCTTCAATCCGCGCAACTGCTATCAAAATTACAACTGCGCCATAAACCGCACGGACAAGCTGAAATATACCTACATGGGCCCGCTCAAGTCGAATATCGGCAACGCCAACTATGCCACGGCCGGCGAGCTGAGCCCACTCCTGAACGATCCGTATTTTAAAACCATCGGCCTGGGTACCCGCATCTTCCTGGGCGGAGGGATCGGCTACGTCATCGGCGAAGGAACCCAGCATGTCCCCGACCCCCAGCGCAACGAACGCGGCGTGCCCATGAGCGCCTCGGGCACCCTCATGGTCAAGGGCGATCTCAAAGGCATGAGCGCCCGCTATCTGCGCGGAGTCAGCATCGTCGGTTACGGCTGCTCCCTGGCCGTGGGCCTGGGCATCCCCATTCCCATTTTAAACGAGGAGATGGCCTGGTTCACCGGGGTGGCCGATGAGGACATTCAGGTGCCTGTGGTGGACTACGGCGAGGACTACCCGAACGGATACCCATCCAAATACGGACACGTCAGCTTCTCCGACCTGAAGAAGGGCGTCATCACCGTGGAAGGCAAAGACGTGCCGACCACGCCCCTGACCAGCTACACCCTCTCTTTGGAAGTAGCGGAAGAGCTCAAGCGCTGGATCCAGGAAGGCAGATTCCTGCTGACCGAAGCCCAGGAACCCATTCCGGCGAGGTGA